One stretch of Commensalibacter melissae DNA includes these proteins:
- the ccmA gene encoding heme ABC exporter ATP-binding protein CcmA yields the protein MTVSIVNLTTFRNEKLVLNNINFSLSAGESLCIHGPNGVGKSTLLRILAGFRKPDSGNVLWNSRNIFEHHETYENYLQTIAWLGHSNALKPIMTVRENLQLYSKFYKTNLHDCLKKFNLYHLIDTPVRLLSAGQKRRTALARILLKPATIWLLDEPTVGLDRENMINLAEIFASFQKNGGMILVSTHTDLPLINTKSLNLSLPSLH from the coding sequence ATGACCGTATCTATTGTCAATCTAACCACATTTCGAAATGAAAAACTGGTCCTGAACAATATCAATTTTTCTCTATCTGCAGGGGAAAGTCTCTGTATCCATGGTCCAAATGGCGTTGGCAAAAGTACGTTATTAAGAATTCTCGCAGGGTTCAGAAAACCAGATTCAGGTAATGTTTTATGGAACTCCAGAAACATCTTTGAACATCATGAAACTTATGAAAATTATCTTCAAACTATTGCCTGGTTGGGTCATTCAAACGCCTTAAAACCGATTATGACTGTGAGAGAGAACCTGCAATTATATTCAAAATTTTACAAAACCAATCTTCACGATTGTTTGAAAAAATTTAATTTATACCATTTAATTGATACTCCCGTTCGATTATTATCCGCTGGTCAAAAACGTCGCACAGCCCTGGCTCGCATTTTGCTTAAACCTGCAACAATTTGGTTGCTAGATGAACCAACCGTTGGATTGGATAGAGAAAACATGATCAATCTTGCTGAAATATTTGCCTCTTTTCAAAAAAACGGTGGCATGATTTTAGTCAGTACACATACAGATCTTCCATTGATCAACACAAAATCTCTTAATCTTTCACTTCCTTCCTTACATTAA
- the ccmB gene encoding heme exporter protein CcmB, whose product MPFILLLQREILLSFRHASDTVGTILFFILTATLFPLALGPEPQKLQQIAPAILWVCALLAALLPMERIYQQDYEDGSLDQFFLLGISPSTLAFTKMTGHWLCTGIPLLCASIPLTILYNLPISILPIFIISLSLGTACQSLVGGMTNSIALGAKKNSFLLPLLTFPLLTPVLIFGTMLIDAKLNNLAFLPNLQLLGACFAIALPFCPLAAGAGLRLAIE is encoded by the coding sequence ATGCCTTTCATTCTTCTTTTACAACGAGAAATATTGCTTTCTTTCCGGCATGCCAGTGATACCGTTGGAACAATCCTGTTTTTTATTTTGACAGCGACTCTTTTCCCGCTTGCGCTTGGACCAGAACCTCAAAAACTTCAGCAAATAGCCCCCGCCATTTTGTGGGTTTGCGCCCTGTTGGCCGCTTTGTTGCCTATGGAACGCATATACCAGCAAGATTATGAGGATGGGTCCCTAGATCAATTTTTTTTGCTTGGAATATCTCCCTCTACCTTGGCTTTCACCAAAATGACAGGTCACTGGTTATGTACAGGAATCCCTCTTCTCTGCGCCAGTATCCCCTTAACAATTTTATATAACTTACCCATATCAATCCTGCCCATTTTTATTATCAGCCTTTCACTTGGAACCGCCTGTCAATCTCTTGTCGGGGGAATGACAAATTCTATTGCCCTTGGAGCCAAGAAAAACTCTTTTTTGCTCCCTTTATTAACTTTTCCCTTGTTAACCCCCGTCCTTATTTTTGGCACCATGCTTATTGATGCAAAATTAAATAATCTCGCATTCCTACCCAATCTTCAATTACTCGGGGCATGTTTTGCTATTGCTTTACCTTTTTGCCCACTTGCTGCTGGGGCAGGTTTACGATTGGCAATAGAATGA
- a CDS encoding copper resistance protein CopC, whose product MSKKQNKLIFMACCTVLLLSTGTANAIGLKFSNPQPHQKIKAGNQEIHLIYDHEFDPFRSRLLLINQSGQPDLIPATTALNHREVKTSYPLKAGQYILQWHVWNWKGEESTGEIPFEAVNP is encoded by the coding sequence ATGAGTAAAAAACAAAATAAATTAATTTTTATGGCTTGCTGCACTGTCTTGTTATTATCGACTGGTACAGCTAATGCAATCGGTTTAAAGTTTTCCAATCCTCAGCCACATCAGAAAATTAAGGCTGGGAATCAAGAAATTCATTTGATTTATGACCATGAATTTGATCCTTTCCGCAGTCGTTTGTTATTGATAAATCAATCTGGACAACCTGATTTGATTCCCGCAACAACTGCATTAAATCACAGGGAAGTTAAAACATCATATCCGTTAAAGGCGGGGCAATATATCTTGCAATGGCATGTTTGGAATTGGAAGGGGGAGGAAAGTACAGGTGAAATTCCTTTTGAGGCTGTTAATCCCTGA